Proteins encoded within one genomic window of Argiope bruennichi chromosome 7, qqArgBrue1.1, whole genome shotgun sequence:
- the LOC129976574 gene encoding mismatch repair endonuclease PMS2-like isoform X1 → MESGSIRPIDRTSVHKICSGQVVLTLAVAVKELVENSIDAGATTIEVKLEDCGRKLVEVSDNGKGVKACDFQNLTLKHHTSKIADFSDVPFVSTFGFRGEALSSLCALSDLEVTTRDADSEVGTTLTFDHNGILIKSVPTHRQVGTTVTLKNIFTTFPVRHKEFLRHLRKEYLKMIQLLTAYCLISINKRITCCNTSENGRKSVVLSTNNCPSLKDNIVSIFGDKQTKQLMEIVQHSPSKEILDEYFLPESSAEISKTFRLEGYISNSIHGEGRSSTDRQFYFINGRPCDLPKVSKLINEVYHMFNKNQYPFVLLNINLNEGCADVNVTPDKRQIFIPDEKVLLALIKATLIGMYGRQPAQMNASILSFVSPKEKVPSPTKSPENSDKQELTSNQDSSVKRKFQISFPSSDDEENPLPPLFKSKKRDDSADVGNDPECLSLQNNIMQNCSFTTCSTNSTLVEVSSTKQYESSTQIKRPASKIAGSISKFANKISENVNFTLTLPLNEDKMFKSNSPKKSGSSKLSEVLNMARFPSKSSKNNCNQNSSLLMKEPPFKKYDKSSNAKQFLNYIEKFSASQGINNSKKSNQEMLVDQKDVTEVDNEVISNDVDTDYNEIYSNNVKVDNNINSSAEIMESSFDEPIQCKRNYKSIPFDMEMIRQKFAKESDLENKSKACEFRKFRSKILPTENQTAEEELKKEIRKEHFSQMTIIGQFNLGFIITRLGDDLFIIDQHATDEKYNFEQLQKETVLETQQLLQPQSLNLTAISETILIDNLHVFEMNGFKFKINEANPSGDRIQLISVPVSHNWRFGKEDVDELIFMLTDNPARMVRPSRVNQMFASRACRKSVMIGTALTIPLMKKLVTHMGEIEQPWNCPHGRPTIRHLFNLNLLKSM, encoded by the exons atggaatcGGGAAGTATTAGGCCAATAGATCGAACTAGTGTTCATAAAATTTGTTCTGGACAGGTTGTTTTAACCCTAGCTGTTGCAGTAAAAGAATTGGTGGAAAACAGTATTGATGCTGGTGCTACAACAATAG aagtgaAATTAGAAGACTGTGGTCGTAAATTAGTTGAAGTTAGTGATAATGGCAAAGGTGTTAAAGCttgtgattttcaaaatttaa CTCTTAAGCATCATACTTCCAAAATAGCTGATTTCTCAGATGTACCATTTGTTTCAACATTTGGATTTCGGGGAGAAGCTTTAAGCTCCCTCTGTGCTCTCAg tgatcTTGAAGTAACCACTCGTGATGCTGACTCAGAAGTTGGAACTACTTTAACTTTTGATCATAATGGTATTTTGATTAAAAGTGTCCCAACACATCGGCAG gtgGGAACGACTGTTacactaaaaaacatttttactactTTTCCTGTTCGTCACAAAGAATTTCTACGTCATCTTCgcaaagaatatttgaaaatgatcCAGCTTTTAACTGCATATTGCCTTATTAGTATTAATAAGAGAATTACTTGCTGTAATACTTCTGAAAATgg AAGGAAGTCTGTAGTTTTATCCACAAATAATTGTCCAAGTTTAAAAGATAACATAGTTTCCATATTTGGTGATAAACAG ACGAAGCAGTTAATGGAAATAGTTCAACATTCaccttctaaagaaattttggatGAATATTTTCTTCCTGAATCCTCTGCAgaaataagtaaaacatttag ACTTGAAGGATATATTTCAAATAGCATTCATGGAGAAGGAAGAAGTTCTACTGACAGACAGTTCTACTTTATCAATGGACGACCATGTGATTTACCCAAG gtatcaaaattaattaatgaagtaTATCACATGTTTAACAAAAACCAATATCCATTTGtcttattgaatattaatttaaatgaag gatgTGCTGATGTGAATGTTACACCTGACAAGCGGCAGATATTTATTCCAGATGAAAAGGTTTTACTTGCTTTAATCAAG GCAACTCTGATTGGAATGTATGGTAGACAACCTGCTCAAATGAATGCTTCAATCCTATCATTTGTTTCACCTAAGGAAAAAG TCCCTTCTCCAACAAAATCACCAGAGAATTCAGACAAACAAGAATTAACT agtAACCAAGATTCTTCTGTGAAAAGGAAGTTTCAAATTAGTTTTCCATCTTCAGATGATGAAGAAAATCCACTTCCACCATTGTTTAAAA gTAAAAAAAGGGATGATTCAGCAGATGTGGGAAATGATCCTGAGTGTTTATCTTTGCAAAACAATATTATGCAAAACTGCTCATTTACAACTTGTTCAACTAATTCAACTTTG GTTGAGGTATCTTCCACAAAACAGTATGAATCTAGCACACAAATTAAGAGACCTGCAAGTAAAATTGCTGGGAGTATttctaaatttgcaaataaaatttctgaaaatgtaaacTTTACTTTGACTTTGCCGCTGAAtgaagataaaatgtttaaatcaaacTCTCCCAAAAAATCTGGCAGTAGTAAACTCTCTGAAGTTCTTAACATGGCTAGATTTCCTTCTAAATCTTCTAAAAATAACTGTAACCAAAATTCTTCACTTTTAATGAAAGAACCTCCATTTAAGAAATATGACAAATCATCGAAtgctaaacaatttttaaactatattgagAAATTTTCTGCTTCTCAaggaattaataattcaaaaaagagtAATCAAGAAATGCTTGTTGATCAAAAAGATGTAACTGAGGTAGACAATGAAGTAATTTCAAATGATGTTGATACTGATTACaacgaaatctattcaaataATGTCAAagttgataataatattaattcatctgCTGAAATTATGGAATCATCTTTTGATGAACCTAtacaatgtaaaagaaattataaaagcatTCCATTTGATATGGAAATGATCAGACAGAAATTTGCAAAAGAAA GTGATCTTGAAAATAAGAGTAAAGCATGTGAATTTAGAAAATTCCGATCAAAAATTCTTCCAACTGAAAATCAAACTGCTGAGGAAGaactaaaaaaggaaataag aaaagaacatttttctcAAATGACAATAATCGGACAG tttAACCTGGGTTTTATTATTACAAGGCTTGGGGATGATCTCTTCATCATTGACCAGCATGCTACTgatgagaaatataattttgaacagcTTCAGAAAGAAACAGTTCTTGAAACACAACAGTTGCTTCA accCCAATCACTCAACTTGACTGCTATTTCTGAAACCATTTTAATAGATAATCTGCATGTCTTTGAAATGAATggcttcaaatttaaaatcaatgaagCAAATCCATCTGGGGATCGAATTCAATTAATATCAGTTCCTGTGAGCCACAACTGGAGGTTTGGAAAAGAAG ATGTTGATGAATTGATCTTTATGTTGACAGATAACCCT GCTCGTATGGTTCGACCATCAAGAGTTAATCAGATGTTTGCGTCAAGGGCATGTCGTAAATCTGTTATGATTGGTACTGCTTTGACCATTCCTTTGATGAAAAAG CTAGTTACACATATGGGAGAAATCGAACAGCCATGG aattgccCACATGGACGGCCTACAATAAGACATCTGTTTAACCTTAATCTATTGAAATCCATGTAA
- the LOC129976574 gene encoding mismatch repair endonuclease PMS2-like isoform X2, with protein MESGSIRPIDRTSVHKICSGQVVLTLAVAVKELVENSIDAGATTIEVKLEDCGRKLVEVSDNGKGVKACDFQNLTLKHHTSKIADFSDVPFVSTFGFRGEALSSLCALSDLEVTTRDADSEVGTTLTFDHNGILIKSVPTHRQVGTTVTLKNIFTTFPVRHKEFLRHLRKEYLKMIQLLTAYCLISINKRITCCNTSENGRKSVVLSTNNCPSLKDNIVSIFGDKQTKQLMEIVQHSPSKEILDEYFLPESSAEISKTFRLEGYISNSIHGEGRSSTDRQFYFINGRPCDLPKVSKLINEVYHMFNKNQYPFVLLNINLNEGCADVNVTPDKRQIFIPDEKVLLALIKATLIGMYGRQPAQMNASILSFVSPKEKVPSPTKSPENSDKQELTSNQDSSVKRKFQISFPSSDDEENPLPPLFKSKKRDDSADVGNDPECLSLQNNIMQNCSFTTCSTNSTLVEVSSTKQYESSTQIKRPASKIAGSISKFANKISENVNFTLTLPLNEDKMFKSNSPKKSGSSKLSEVLNMARFPSKSSKNNCNQNSSLLMKEPPFKKYDKSSNAKQFLNYIEKFSASQGINNSKKSNQEMLVDQKDVTEVDNEVISNDVDTDYNEIYSNNVKVDNNINSSAEIMESSFDEPIQCKRNYKSIPFDMEMIRQKFAKESDLENKSKACEFRKFRSKILPTENQTAEEELKKEIRKEHFSQMTIIGQFNLGFIITRLGDDLFIIDQHATDEKYNFEQLQKETVLETQQLLQPQSLNLTAISETILIDNLHVFEMNGFKFKINEANPSGDRIQLISVPVSHNWRFGKEDVDELIFMLTDNPARMVRPSRVNQMFASRACRKSVMIGTALTIPLMKKFQKAYTVIAKRKLTSGIPPSFLRRKLFLEKEIT; from the exons atggaatcGGGAAGTATTAGGCCAATAGATCGAACTAGTGTTCATAAAATTTGTTCTGGACAGGTTGTTTTAACCCTAGCTGTTGCAGTAAAAGAATTGGTGGAAAACAGTATTGATGCTGGTGCTACAACAATAG aagtgaAATTAGAAGACTGTGGTCGTAAATTAGTTGAAGTTAGTGATAATGGCAAAGGTGTTAAAGCttgtgattttcaaaatttaa CTCTTAAGCATCATACTTCCAAAATAGCTGATTTCTCAGATGTACCATTTGTTTCAACATTTGGATTTCGGGGAGAAGCTTTAAGCTCCCTCTGTGCTCTCAg tgatcTTGAAGTAACCACTCGTGATGCTGACTCAGAAGTTGGAACTACTTTAACTTTTGATCATAATGGTATTTTGATTAAAAGTGTCCCAACACATCGGCAG gtgGGAACGACTGTTacactaaaaaacatttttactactTTTCCTGTTCGTCACAAAGAATTTCTACGTCATCTTCgcaaagaatatttgaaaatgatcCAGCTTTTAACTGCATATTGCCTTATTAGTATTAATAAGAGAATTACTTGCTGTAATACTTCTGAAAATgg AAGGAAGTCTGTAGTTTTATCCACAAATAATTGTCCAAGTTTAAAAGATAACATAGTTTCCATATTTGGTGATAAACAG ACGAAGCAGTTAATGGAAATAGTTCAACATTCaccttctaaagaaattttggatGAATATTTTCTTCCTGAATCCTCTGCAgaaataagtaaaacatttag ACTTGAAGGATATATTTCAAATAGCATTCATGGAGAAGGAAGAAGTTCTACTGACAGACAGTTCTACTTTATCAATGGACGACCATGTGATTTACCCAAG gtatcaaaattaattaatgaagtaTATCACATGTTTAACAAAAACCAATATCCATTTGtcttattgaatattaatttaaatgaag gatgTGCTGATGTGAATGTTACACCTGACAAGCGGCAGATATTTATTCCAGATGAAAAGGTTTTACTTGCTTTAATCAAG GCAACTCTGATTGGAATGTATGGTAGACAACCTGCTCAAATGAATGCTTCAATCCTATCATTTGTTTCACCTAAGGAAAAAG TCCCTTCTCCAACAAAATCACCAGAGAATTCAGACAAACAAGAATTAACT agtAACCAAGATTCTTCTGTGAAAAGGAAGTTTCAAATTAGTTTTCCATCTTCAGATGATGAAGAAAATCCACTTCCACCATTGTTTAAAA gTAAAAAAAGGGATGATTCAGCAGATGTGGGAAATGATCCTGAGTGTTTATCTTTGCAAAACAATATTATGCAAAACTGCTCATTTACAACTTGTTCAACTAATTCAACTTTG GTTGAGGTATCTTCCACAAAACAGTATGAATCTAGCACACAAATTAAGAGACCTGCAAGTAAAATTGCTGGGAGTATttctaaatttgcaaataaaatttctgaaaatgtaaacTTTACTTTGACTTTGCCGCTGAAtgaagataaaatgtttaaatcaaacTCTCCCAAAAAATCTGGCAGTAGTAAACTCTCTGAAGTTCTTAACATGGCTAGATTTCCTTCTAAATCTTCTAAAAATAACTGTAACCAAAATTCTTCACTTTTAATGAAAGAACCTCCATTTAAGAAATATGACAAATCATCGAAtgctaaacaatttttaaactatattgagAAATTTTCTGCTTCTCAaggaattaataattcaaaaaagagtAATCAAGAAATGCTTGTTGATCAAAAAGATGTAACTGAGGTAGACAATGAAGTAATTTCAAATGATGTTGATACTGATTACaacgaaatctattcaaataATGTCAAagttgataataatattaattcatctgCTGAAATTATGGAATCATCTTTTGATGAACCTAtacaatgtaaaagaaattataaaagcatTCCATTTGATATGGAAATGATCAGACAGAAATTTGCAAAAGAAA GTGATCTTGAAAATAAGAGTAAAGCATGTGAATTTAGAAAATTCCGATCAAAAATTCTTCCAACTGAAAATCAAACTGCTGAGGAAGaactaaaaaaggaaataag aaaagaacatttttctcAAATGACAATAATCGGACAG tttAACCTGGGTTTTATTATTACAAGGCTTGGGGATGATCTCTTCATCATTGACCAGCATGCTACTgatgagaaatataattttgaacagcTTCAGAAAGAAACAGTTCTTGAAACACAACAGTTGCTTCA accCCAATCACTCAACTTGACTGCTATTTCTGAAACCATTTTAATAGATAATCTGCATGTCTTTGAAATGAATggcttcaaatttaaaatcaatgaagCAAATCCATCTGGGGATCGAATTCAATTAATATCAGTTCCTGTGAGCCACAACTGGAGGTTTGGAAAAGAAG ATGTTGATGAATTGATCTTTATGTTGACAGATAACCCT GCTCGTATGGTTCGACCATCAAGAGTTAATCAGATGTTTGCGTCAAGGGCATGTCGTAAATCTGTTATGATTGGTACTGCTTTGACCATTCCTTTGATGAAAAAG tTCCAAAAGGCTTATACCGTGATTGCAAAAAGAAAACTAACCTCTGGGATTCCCCCTTCCTTTTTgaggagaaaattatttttggaaaaagaaattacttgA